CGTCTTTGCCAGCATTGAATTATAGGCCTGTTGTATTTTGAATAAAGAGGCTGTTTGTCCTTGATCTGGCAGAATAATGGGGGGTTGTTACACTTTCTAAACCATTTTTCTTTGAGCGTAGACATTTCTACTGGTATCCTCCTACACAAAGATAGCGACATCAGGAGGGTGTCATGTTGTCACACCAGTCTTTGTCAGAGTTTTTTGAGGTGTGATCTTTTTATTCTGTCTCCTCAGGATCCATCAGTGACCCAAGTCAGACAGGCAGCTCCTCCGTCTGGGTTGGAGGAGTACAATCCCTTCACAGATGCCAAACCAGTGAGTGCTTTTACACATCGTCACTCAGCTGATGACTCAAACTGGAGTTCAGAGGATTTCTTAACTTCTGGTTGGGATCTGCATGATTTCTGATGTTCACTTGATGCAATATAATTGTCActgttgaattaaaaatgtgttaaatggGGAATGAGACAAATCCTTAAGGATCATACATAAATCCACATTGTCACCAGACCGACATGTTCTCTTAGacaaaactgataaaactaTATAATTGTATGATACAGAATTCAGCCAAAATGAGGAACTGGTGAtaattcagtcagtcagtcctggtttattcttcatattttagttatattttatttcatatattcaGAATCATAACATTGTTTGTGCAGCTTCCTAATTTTGGGGTGTTTCACACATCAgacttcagtgtgttgtgtaAATTTTTTGCTGTGGCTGTCAGCTCTAACAACACCATGGGTTGACTCTAAGcgtatgtgtgttttctccatAGACACCACCAGGGATGGCGCCCAAGGCTGCTGGTCCCACCGTCAACACACAACCCGCCATTATGAAACCCACAGAAGAGCCACCAACCTACTCGCAGGTTCAGGAACAGGTATTGCTGAAATCAAATGGATTTTACATGCCCAGAAAGCAGCTTCTTTTTCAGTAGCTTTGTGCTTGATAATCCCCTGAAGGACAGACAGGTTGTATGTAGGTGTATTCTAACATCACCAGCAaagattttcagaaaaaaaggacgaacacagcagctgctttctTGCTGAGTGTGTGGACAGAAAAGTAGTTCAGCAGAAAGACTTCAGTTTCTGCGCCTGGCCTTTTAATTCTGCAGAGGAAATAACTTGTGATGCTGCATCTAACCGGGAACATGTTGTGATGTCTCCCCTGGAGGGATTTGGATCTAGTCcaaaagtaaaaactgaaaattttctagtgagctgggaaaaaaaatagtcaGGCTCATATGCAGAGGCTTTAACCAGCGTGGTGGCATTTTATCCTTGTGTTGTTGCAGGAGCAGACACGAGCAGCTGCCGAACTCTTGAGGCgacaggaggagctggagaggaaggcTGCAGAGCTGGACCGCCGGGAGAGAGAAATGCAGTCACTCAGCGCTTCAGGAGGTTGGACACCAGCCTGCAGCTACAGAGCCACACTGTCAGAACAGAAATAACcacatttctttaaaacaaaacagtggttATTATTTTTACCATGATCAAACAGCCCTATGCTGAACTTGTCActcagtttctgttttcctgttctAGGCAGGAAAAACAACTGGCCCCCCCTCCCAGAGAAGTTCCCCATTGGCCCGTGTTTCTACCACGACATCACCGTGGACATTTCCGTAGAGTTTCAGAAGACTGTTAAAATCATGTACTACCTCTGGATGTGTGAGTGCTAGTTTTTATTCCTTTATCATGCAGTCAGTCCACCACTTTGATGAAAGTACTGACATCGGCCTCAGCTGCTTATCTGCTAACATTAACAACTGGCTTCAAAACTTTATCCATGATCCATCACAAGTCTTTGTATTTAATTCTATAAATGTGTTACACCCTGGGATTAGGGCCAAGACTAAGCTCATGCCATTTTTGTCTTAAACCAACATGAATTTGTTCAAGAGCAGCTACTCCCCCCAGCCGTTATATCCCAGCCCTGATGGTGTTTAAAAActacagtttgtgtctgtgatgcAGGGAGGGAACAGTTTCCAGTGGAATTCAGTCGCCACATGACAAAGCCACGTGTTGATGAGCTGACTGGGTCAGATGTTTGTTATGGGCTGGTTTAGGTTCAGAGCAGCGGATCCCTTAAAGGCAGTGAATTGTTTGTATCCATTAGTTTGGCCACAGATTAGTATTTTAGAAAAGCCAACAGTTTAATACTTTCTGGCCAGGGAAGAGAAAAACCTCCATTAGCTGGCTCTTTTCTGAGCTCAGCCGGACGCAGATCTCCCACTCAGCTGGTATGTGAACTGGCAGGCTAATGTCAAATTTCACGCTGTGATGTAAAATCCCCTCAGTTTTACAGACACAGCTACTATGTCTTTAACTACGCAGCCCAAGAGCAAATATCCAAGATGAattattcagtgtgtgtttcttgttcTTAGCCCTGAACGTTGCACCTTGAAATATTAAGCATGAGCGTTTCCTCGTCTTTTATGACGAACACGACCAGGGGGACATTGGACACCCGTCCTCTTCcatcctccttcctcctttgcAATGCCCCATCGAGATATTGTGTCTTCCCCTCTTCTGCTCCTCCCACACTTTAGTTCATACTGGGACGCTGCTCGCGAACATGGTGGGCTGTCTGGCCTGGTTCTGTGTGGATGCTTTACACGGGGTGGACTTTGGCTTGTCCATCCTCTGGTTCTTGCTCTTCACCCCATGCTCCTTCGTCTGTTGGTACAGGCCGATTTACGGAGCTTTCAGGTaaacatcattacatcattaaTGCATTTGGAGGAATACAGTAATGTAGTAGAGCTCAAAGCATGTAGTTTCTCCAGATCTGTTCGAGATTAAAATTTCCCAAGTAATAAAAACACGATACGACAGCGTTTTGTGCCCACAGTACACAGCAATGTGGCTCCTGCAGATTTGattacatttctattttgcAGCCGTAGCGGAAGCCATAAAGGCCATAATGAGCTCTAAGCTgcacagctttttatttttcttccatttccaGTCTGGCTTCACTTTCCCAATCaaacaatgacataaaaaatgGCTCAAACGTTCTTCAGGCAAAAGTGTTCATGATTTGGAAACCAGTGGACTGTTCTCTTCTCCCTGCAGGAGTGACAGctcattcagatttttcattttcttcttcgtGTACATCTGTCAGTTTGGCGTCTATGTTCTCCAGTGTATCGGCATCAGCGGTTGGGGCGCAAGGTAAGAAAACAGGGTACGAAGACTGaaccttttatttgtttttggtttttttcttatAGTTTTCTAAGGcaattgtaatttttatttctgatgttttgaACACACATTTAGTGCAGAATATGATCAGACATGTTTTGTTGGCAGCGGGTGGATCTCGGCTTTGATGGGCCTGAATAAGAGCGTCCCCGTGGGGATTATAATGATCCTGATTGCTGCACTCTTCACCGCGCTGGCCGTCATGTCCCTCATCATGTTCAAAAAGGTACGGGTGACGCACAACAAGTCCAGAAGGTATTCCGCTCGTCTGTTAGCATCTGTTTAAATACCCCCCTCATCTCCACCAGGTCCACGCGATGTACCGGACCACCGGGGCCAGCTTCGAGAAGGCCCAGCAGGAGTTCGCCACGGGTGTCATGTCCAACAAGACGGTCCAGACAGCTGCCGCTAATGCCGCCTCCAGGGCCGCTCAAAGTAGCTTCAAGGAGCAGATCTGATAGGAGGGAGGTCACTCATCTTTCTGTCCAACCATCGAccgccacctcctccaccaccactaCTACTCACACCCAGCTTCTACTAAACTGTGCCCCGTTGGTGAGCCCCCTCCCCTCTGATAATGTCGAAGCGTTTGTGAGGACaccagagtctcctctgacctGAAATCTGAgtctgagagagaaaaaccaCCACATGGATCATCCAAACGGGATCTCGGCTCTGACTCCACCTGCCTCCCAGCATCAGTGTGCGCTCTCATATCTGACTCTGGGAAACCCTCATCTTGGTTGCATCCCCACCGCTCAACCAGCGTCGgtcaactttgtttttgtgtgcgtgtgtgtgtggcctaCTAAATGAGTATTTATGTGCCTGTTTCAACACCGGTGCCGCCCAGAGGACATATGTCCTGTGTTATGTGTCTGAACCGTGTCTGTCTTGCCCAACCATCAGCCACCATTTTCCCACACCCCTTTGGGTTCAAGCCTTTCTTTAATTTATCAACCTGACcactacttcctgttttaaaaatgtatttattaccGGACGTCAGCGAGTGCCCTTTGGTTATCTGGAACGACACGAGCTGCAGAAATCTAAATtaatttgttgctgttttccatAAATATATAACTTAACGCTGCTGCCGCCTGGTGGAGGGACGCTGcactgatgaagatgaatgcTGTGCATTCCAGTTCACTGCCTTGCCTTCaagtttttgattttatttaattttttcaaaattGGGTTTTAAAGAGAGCGTGTCATCTTGACCTTAAAAGTCATGTTTCACCAGAAATCACTGTTATGCCTGTTAACTAACAAATGCTCCTTCCTGCAGACCGGATGCCCAACAACATTCAGCTAACTGTgattcaaaagaaagaaaagagcattGAGGAGTCCAATTTAACTTGGTTTCTGTCATTATGCTGCACAGGCGTTATAACCATTGCAGCTGGAATTTATATTAAGCAGCTAAATTCAAGCAAACAAACTGACCTGTAGCAGCATTTGGGACTTAAACCTTTAAGTTTTGGTGGAACATCCATTTAAAGTTTGTCCTTTTTTGCCTGCGATGATCTGCATATCCATTGTGAAATCTCACTGAGTTGCACTTTAAATCCCAACAACAGTCATTAGACTCTTTATCGGCGCTTTGGTGCAAATGGAAAGGCGTTTATAACGGCGGCCTCATTAGTGTAATTCATAGGTGTAAAAACACACCAGCTGATCTCAGCATTGCTAACCTTTGGTGCCGTTTCCTGGAAGAGAAACGAACAAAGGCACCGTTCAGTAACACTAACAGATCCACCACTCTGTAGATACAGCTGCATGTTTAAACAGCTCTGAAGAGGAAAGTCTAACTCTTCTCCTCCTGGAGATTTTACCTCAATTGTACTCAGGATGTTGTGTTCACTTGCATGACGAGGTTAAAGAAGATTATACCGGATGGTATAAAATTAGACACAGTCTGGCCCCTAGGTTTAAATATTTGTGCTGTAAATGAATATACTGCAATAAAAAACTGGCCAGTAATGTGGACGCTTGCTTGATCATGATCACTGAACCCCAGCGAAACCACAATCGGAAAAAGAGTCACTCCTGTTGGGTCTcctccatttcatttaaaaaaaaaataaacgaGTCCAATGTGTCTTTTTCTAAATACGAGTTTTTGTTCAGCAGGGGCAGCAAAACACTTTGTCCCTGTTTGAATGTGTCCGATTTCTCATTTGTTGTTAGTTTAATGTCTCTTGTGGAGAGTTTGGGCCTTTTAAGTCTTAATCTGTCTCTCGGGTTGAGTCTTAGATGAGACTTTTCtactttttaaatctttcaaGGCTTCTTGCCAAatgctctttttattttttttgcctttaatgCACACTGGCTGAAGTTGGACGAGTCTGTGCTGAAGTGGTTTTACTGTAAGTGCAAAGCAACATATTATTCCTTAAAGAGTCCTGCTGTTACTTTTGACTCGCTCTAAAGAAactaataataaacaaaaccatGATAAATGTGTGAAAGGCGTTAGACTGCACCGTAACGTGAACTGTGTGATGTCCCGTAGATGGACTGTGGCTTTAAGCTGTGCTTTGTAATTAACATGGCATGTGGTAGAAACGACgagaatgaaatttaaaatttcctctgacaaatgcattttactgaaattgaaacattaaaggttgtttgtatattttgtatGATTTCGCTCTGAATTTCATTGTAATTCTATGATGCACTCTGGTTTCTCCTTCAGTCGCATGTGGAGTAGTTTTgagttttgtatatttattgaATTAACACTGAATAAAATCCTTCTTCTCTACAAGTTTTATGATCTTCTGGGGGTTAAAATACAAAGAGGAGGGCACGTACCAGCAGCTGACGCCCACAAGAGGTCGGTAGTTGTCGGAGAACAAATATGTTCTCAGGCATATTTACAACAACTGCCACTtcatgaaattatttcaaatattcaaGATAGCGTTTGCAAGAGAACATTTTGATTTAGAGCTAATTGCTTCTTCTGGATTGGAATGGAGCGTTAATATTCCATTTAGATTTAGAGAAAAAGATTTCTGTTAATccagattaaaacaggaaaagtgtaaaatgaaatgtggcCCTTCAAAGTGTCAactattttagtttttcttttgttggcgTCCTAATTTCTTCTTAATTCTgtaacctttaacctttaacgCCTCCTCGCCTCTCGGTTTATCAGGTGTCCTGAACCGGCCTCAGAGTCCGTATCCATTCTGTACAGGATTCGGACCGTGTggtactgttgtttttttttttttattatgtaatatGATGCATCCAAAGCAAAATTAAAGCAGCTCCATTTCTGCCCACCTGGTAATTCTTCATTCCCCTTTATCTTTATCCTCCACTGGCTGGTTGTAAGAAGAAATCAGATTGCattgaattctatgggaaaatgtccctccacctccctgatgtatcagctcagtaaacgttcTTCTGGcgagtttctggtctcagtctctagtttaacGACTTCAATACTACatcatgttaattttttttaaaatgacgGCCCCTTTTAGAGGATGAGGGGGCGGAGCTGCTGTGTGATTCACAGACATGGACTTTTAATGTTGCCTCAATGATACAGAAATGATTCATCTCACAGACTAACGTTTAAGAACCAAGAAAACTTCCATTAGCTGTACACATAAGATACTCCTAATATTACTGCAAACTCATGTTAATGCAAGTGTGCATGTTTTGTAGTAGTGTGATTTTGTGTCATGTGAtctgtttgtcttgtgttaCCTGCAGGTGGAAATGATCTGCTGCTACATGAGCTTAAAGCTGTTTGACATCAGTTAACCTGCGACAGGCGCTGCTGAGCTGCATGTTGCCATCAAAGTGAAGAGATGATACTGAAAATACTCAGTATCTTCAGGTGTGGATGCTGCCCCTTCCAGGTGCGAAGGGAAACAAAACTCTGAGgtttctgtcttctttcacTCTCGTCCTTTTTGATGCCTTCTACAAAAGGGaaaatgagagacagaaaaactaaaagctTCTGGCAGAGAAACAGGCCTGAATTTCAGATTGCACGATTTGTCATGTGCCTAATCTGGAAGTCATCAAGCTCTGTGTTTAGTTTGAGTGCACTGGTGGTGGAAGGCAGCCACAGGGTTGTGCCAGAGGTTTCTCTGTAGTCCATACAGAGGGAGCAACATCTGGGTAGGGAGTTGTCAttttgtattcacacacacacacactaatacacTCATGAACACACACGTTACGAACCAGCGCTGGCATTTTGGgtagaaaaacaacagatggGATGAGAGAGGATGGGTGAAGTATACAGTGAGAtaatttattcaattaaaaGTAAAGATACTTCACTAAaagcaaaagtgaaaatgtgacCTCACAATGTAAGCCATTCAACATGAAGTTTTGTTTGCCCCTCTGCAGGCACTTACCTCTTCAGCAGCTGACGTGTGCGGTGATCAGAGGAAGTGCAGGTTCTCGTCTCGTCAGCGTTGGCGTTGCTCGGTAAGAACCCGTCTGTGCGGACAACTggcataaaaatggaaatactctgaatatgaatgaaaacagagaagagagtgagagacacaCATGGAAGGTTGAATTCCGCATCAGTGGAAAAACTGAACACCCTCTGGCTGGAAAAGGCCCCCACCCTCACCTCAAGGGCCGAGCCGGCTGGGTCTCCTCCCTCCGCTGGTTAAAAACTGAAACCAAACCTGatcgttttgtgtttttttttttctccttctctttatttgtttggcagaaacaaatgagaaaagatAGGACACGTATCTACGACTCCACACTCTCCCTGAAACCAGACATCAACTAGTAACAGCAATActtcatttcaaatgtgtcCATGTCTTTGTGCACAGGATTCAAGGACGTCTTCGGCCAGGATCAAAGCTTGCTTCATTTCACCTCAGACAAACTCGTCCTCTAGCAGTCTGTGTTTCAACGATACATTTCAAGGGTCTGCAAACACACCAATCATTCATATGACAGTACATTCTGTAAGCTTTATAGGACATCCACTCTGAGCCAAAGGCCTTTTCTTCTGTAGTTTATTCTGACTGTGTAGTGGTTCCCTTGTTGAGTTTAATACTCAAACGTGGCAAACAGATCCAGGTTTACTGGTCGTGGTCTGGCGACGAAAAcaccagtgttttgttttttggcaagAGTGAGTTCATCAGCCCAGCCCGGATCAAGCTGACCATCATTCTGCGATCATAACTAtgtacaaaatatatataatcacacttaTTTACAAAGCGTACGCTGACAGACGAGGCCCTTCGGGGCGTCCGCACGGctgcacacaaatacaataacAGGACACAGCACCTTTAGTGGCAGaaagacaaatacacactgagaaatgaaaacatggcaCTCGTAGATTTCTCCCAcgtaaacacaaaacataagACAAAATGAGAGTCAGTTTTAGTGGTAAACAATGCGGGGGCCTCCATTTCACAAGACTGGCTGTATCTCCTCTGCCGTCCTCCCGCGGCACTGAAGTATCAGGGCCCTCAGAGAAGGCAGATGAGGCTCTTGCCCTCCTCGATCTCCTCCTGGACCTTGTCACTGGAGGTGGCGATCTCGGCCTGTGCGGAGAAGACGGCGCAGATGAAGGTGAGCACGGTGCCGCCCATGGCAGTGTAGAAGGCCCAGCCCATGGAGCAGAGCCCCGCCCGGTACGGAGCGGCGTCCGGGCCGCAGTACAGCTGGACCTTGTCTGAACCCCAGCCAGCAGGATACAACATCAGACCCAGGATCAGAAACAGACCTGCGAGATGGGAAACAGGGAGAAGGAAAGTTTACACAGAGCAGATCAGGTGCCAAACTGCAAACTAGTGACCCTGAAAGTTCATTCTTGACCTCCGAAATAGTTTCACAAAAGAAGTCTTTTTAATTAAACGCCCATTTATAAACCTTTTCCAAAGCTTTCAACAGCTAAGATTCTTTTGTCATTATA
This sequence is a window from Echeneis naucrates chromosome 12, fEcheNa1.1, whole genome shotgun sequence. Protein-coding genes within it:
- the LOC115052288 gene encoding secretory carrier-associated membrane protein 1 isoform X3, with product MSDFDSNPFADPDFSNPFQTPPGMAPKAAGPTVNTQPAIMKPTEEPPTYSQVQEQQTRAAAELLRRQEELERKAAELDRREREMQSLSASGGRKNNWPPLPEKFPIGPCFYHDITVDISVEFQKTVKIMYYLWMFHTGTLLANMVGCLAWFCVDALHGVDFGLSILWFLLFTPCSFVCWYRPIYGAFRSDSSFRFFIFFFVYICQFGVYVLQCIGISGWGASGWISALMGLNKSVPVGIIMILIAALFTALAVMSLIMFKKVHAMYRTTGASFEKAQQEFATGVMSNKTVQTAAANAASRAAQSSFKEQI
- the LOC115052288 gene encoding secretory carrier-associated membrane protein 1 isoform X1 — encoded protein: MSDFDSNPFADPDFSNPFQDPSVTQVRQAAPPSGLEEYNPFTDAKPTPPGMAPKAAGPTVNTQPAIMKPTEEPPTYSQVQEQEQTRAAAELLRRQEELERKAAELDRREREMQSLSASGGRKNNWPPLPEKFPIGPCFYHDITVDISVEFQKTVKIMYYLWMFHTGTLLANMVGCLAWFCVDALHGVDFGLSILWFLLFTPCSFVCWYRPIYGAFRSDSSFRFFIFFFVYICQFGVYVLQCIGISGWGASGWISALMGLNKSVPVGIIMILIAALFTALAVMSLIMFKKVHAMYRTTGASFEKAQQEFATGVMSNKTVQTAAANAASRAAQSSFKEQI
- the LOC115052288 gene encoding secretory carrier-associated membrane protein 1 isoform X2, whose protein sequence is MSDFDSNPFADPDFSNPFQDPSVTQVRQAAPPSGLEEYNPFTDAKPTPPGMAPKAAGPTVNTQPAIMKPTEEPPTYSQVQEQQTRAAAELLRRQEELERKAAELDRREREMQSLSASGGRKNNWPPLPEKFPIGPCFYHDITVDISVEFQKTVKIMYYLWMFHTGTLLANMVGCLAWFCVDALHGVDFGLSILWFLLFTPCSFVCWYRPIYGAFRSDSSFRFFIFFFVYICQFGVYVLQCIGISGWGASGWISALMGLNKSVPVGIIMILIAALFTALAVMSLIMFKKVHAMYRTTGASFEKAQQEFATGVMSNKTVQTAAANAASRAAQSSFKEQI